Below is a genomic region from Microbacterium sp. KUDC0406.
GCCACTCGCGGCGGCGGAGGAACTCGCGGCGTCGCGGCTGCGAGAGGGAGCGCCGGTCTGACGTGGATGGTGTGACGGTGATGTGCGGAGTGCGGGGCAGGCGCCGCCCGGGTCAGCGGGACGAGCGGTGCGGAGGAGCGACGGACGCCGCCGACGGAGTCGGACGCGTCGTGGTCGAGGAGGGCGTCTGAGATGAGCGGTGCAGATGTCGAGATCGAGATCCTCGCGGCGATCACGGACTCCGATGCGGAGGACCTCGCCGGGCTTCTCCCGCAGCTGTCTCGCACGGCGAGTTTCGACCGCGCGCGGTTCGAGGCGATCGTAACGCACGACGCGACGGACCTGATCGTCGCCCGCGCGGACGGGCGGGTCGTCGGCATGGCGACGTTCGTCTCGCTGCCGCTGCCCTCCGGAATGCGCGGACACGTCGAGGATGTCGCCGTGGACGAGGCGATGCGCGGGCGCGGAATCGCCCGGATGCTGCTCACCCGCATGACCTTGCTCGCCGGGGAGCGCGGGCTGCGGACGCTCGACCTCACATCGCGTCCGTCGCGCGAGTCCGCGCTGAGGCTGTACGAGTCGGTGGGATTCATGCATCGGGAGACGAACGTGCTGCGGTTCACGCCCGGGGCGGGCACCGGGCTGGCGGTGGAGCCGGAATGACGGAGCGTCCGCAGGATCGCAGGGACATCGCGGAGGCGTTCGGCGTGGATGCGGAGCGCTATGACCGGGCGCGCCCGCGGTATCCGCGGGGCG
It encodes:
- a CDS encoding GNAT family N-acetyltransferase, yielding MSGADVEIEILAAITDSDAEDLAGLLPQLSRTASFDRARFEAIVTHDATDLIVARADGRVVGMATFVSLPLPSGMRGHVEDVAVDEAMRGRGIARMLLTRMTLLAGERGLRTLDLTSRPSRESALRLYESVGFMHRETNVLRFTPGAGTGLAVEPE